In Nocardia sp. NBC_00403, one DNA window encodes the following:
- a CDS encoding helix-turn-helix domain-containing protein — protein sequence METPSRVGGLLRDWRQRRRLSQLDLALAADTSSRHLSYVETGRSKPSRAMVLRLCEALDVPLRERNILLLAADYAPAYRESSLDDAGLASVRSALDTMLAAHEPYPAVVVDRLWNVVTGNAAMGVMMHGIPEELLLPQPNVYRLVLHPDGLSARLANLTQVRELFLDRLARQASASGDPQLRALYDEVAAYPWLPDPPSEPNDDVVQPSPFEVPLRIRTPFGEMRMFSTMATFGAPADVTLSELAIELFYPLDEFTAAALRGLAAATSPSESGSERPESGPHATGGVHGLQNLIDRREESR from the coding sequence ATGGAGACCCCTTCGCGGGTCGGTGGCCTGTTGCGGGACTGGCGACAGCGGCGCAGACTCAGCCAGCTCGATCTGGCGCTGGCAGCCGACACCTCGTCCCGGCATCTGTCCTATGTGGAGACCGGCAGGTCCAAGCCGAGCCGGGCGATGGTGCTGCGGTTGTGCGAAGCCCTGGATGTGCCGCTGCGGGAACGCAACATCCTGTTGCTCGCCGCCGACTACGCACCCGCCTACCGGGAGAGCAGCCTCGACGACGCCGGGCTCGCCTCGGTGCGCTCGGCGCTGGACACGATGCTCGCCGCGCACGAGCCGTACCCGGCGGTGGTGGTGGATCGGCTGTGGAATGTGGTCACCGGCAACGCGGCCATGGGCGTCATGATGCACGGCATTCCGGAAGAGTTGCTACTACCGCAGCCCAATGTCTATCGCCTGGTCCTGCATCCGGACGGGCTGTCGGCGCGGCTGGCCAACCTGACCCAGGTCCGCGAGCTGTTCCTGGATCGGCTGGCCCGGCAGGCGAGTGCGAGCGGCGACCCACAGTTGCGCGCGCTCTACGACGAGGTCGCCGCCTACCCGTGGCTGCCGGACCCACCGAGTGAACCGAACGATGATGTGGTGCAACCGAGTCCGTTCGAGGTGCCACTGCGCATCCGGACGCCGTTCGGCGAGATGCGCATGTTCAGCACCATGGCCACCTTCGGCGCACCCGCCGATGTCACGCTCTCGGAGCTCGCTATCGAATTGTTCTATCCCCTCGACGAATTCACCGCCGCGGCCCTGCGTGGGCTCGCAGCGGCGACGTCGCCCTCCGAATCCGGTTCAGAACGGCCGGAATCCGGCCCCCACGCCACCGGTGGCGTTCACGGCCTCCAGAATCTGATCGATCGGCGCGAAGAAAGCCGGTGA
- a CDS encoding helix-turn-helix transcriptional regulator: MDDLGDLGTFLQLRRANVPPESVGVTIGGRRRVAGLRREELAQLAGVSVDYYTRLEQGRATQPSEQVLDALSRALQLDDVARAHLHNLAKQRNRRPRPTSYPATIRPRLRQILDTMSEYPAMILNHRIDVLAYNRLAGLLYWDLDQVPVDDRNLARMIFLDADRFDLYADRSSCTAATVAHLRHAAGEFPDDPELAALIGELSIGSRRFSELWAAADVSVRGHGSQRFRHPMIGVITLHQERFMLPDGSGQELITLAPESDSIDEDNLRLLANLGVDDIGAPQSRP, from the coding sequence ATGGATGATCTCGGCGACCTCGGCACGTTCCTACAGTTGCGTCGAGCGAACGTGCCGCCGGAATCGGTCGGCGTCACCATCGGTGGCCGCCGGCGGGTGGCCGGTTTGCGACGCGAGGAGCTGGCGCAGCTGGCCGGCGTGAGCGTCGACTACTACACCCGGCTCGAGCAGGGCCGAGCGACACAACCGTCGGAGCAGGTGTTGGATGCACTGTCGCGGGCGCTGCAACTCGACGACGTGGCCCGCGCGCACCTGCACAACCTCGCCAAACAGCGCAACCGTCGGCCGCGGCCGACCAGCTATCCGGCCACGATTCGGCCGCGACTGCGGCAAATCCTCGACACGATGTCGGAATATCCAGCGATGATCCTCAACCACCGCATCGACGTGCTGGCGTACAACCGGCTGGCCGGTCTGCTGTACTGGGATCTGGACCAGGTGCCGGTCGACGACCGCAATCTGGCCAGGATGATCTTTCTCGACGCCGACCGCTTCGACCTGTACGCCGATCGATCGTCGTGCACCGCCGCCACAGTGGCCCACCTGCGCCACGCTGCCGGTGAGTTTCCCGATGACCCGGAGCTGGCCGCGCTCATCGGTGAGCTGTCCATCGGCAGCCGCCGGTTCAGCGAACTGTGGGCCGCCGCCGATGTCAGCGTCCGCGGTCACGGATCGCAACGCTTTCGGCATCCGATGATCGGTGTGATCACGTTGCATCAGGAGCGCTTCATGCTGCCGGACGGTTCCGGCCAGGAGCTGATCACATTGGCTCCCGAATCGGACAGCATCGATGAGGACAATCTTCGATTGCTCGCCAACCTGGGCGTCGACGACATCGGCGCACCGCAGTCGCGGCCCTGA
- a CDS encoding NAD(P)H-dependent oxidoreductase, giving the protein MNVLIVYAHPDPNSLTGSLKDLAVNVLRADGHEVVVTDLYTMKWQAAADYTDFDDITGPDFMHASGEAYRSGRLSEDIRVEQQKLLDADLVILQFPLWWFTMPAILKGWIDRVFTYDFAYGARVARYGAGPFAGKRAMVATTAGGRIGHYTERGVNGPIDDLLFPINHGVLSFTGFDVLPPFVEHSAVHLDDERYTEIAEHYRQRLATAFTAEPIPYRPESGGDYTGLTYQDGSELVPGRESPGTGGFALHIAGQDRR; this is encoded by the coding sequence ATGAACGTACTGATCGTCTACGCACACCCTGACCCGAACTCGTTGACCGGCTCCCTGAAGGACCTCGCCGTCAACGTCCTGCGCGCGGACGGCCACGAAGTCGTGGTCACCGACCTGTACACCATGAAATGGCAGGCAGCGGCCGACTACACCGACTTCGACGACATCACCGGTCCGGATTTCATGCATGCCTCCGGCGAGGCCTACCGATCCGGTCGGCTTAGTGAGGACATCCGCGTCGAACAACAAAAGTTGCTCGACGCCGACCTGGTCATCCTGCAGTTCCCGCTGTGGTGGTTCACCATGCCCGCGATCCTCAAGGGGTGGATCGACCGAGTGTTCACCTACGACTTCGCGTACGGCGCGAGGGTGGCGCGTTATGGTGCGGGTCCGTTCGCCGGTAAACGTGCCATGGTCGCCACCACCGCGGGCGGCAGGATTGGGCACTACACCGAGCGGGGAGTCAATGGTCCCATCGACGACCTGCTGTTCCCGATCAACCACGGCGTGCTGTCCTTCACCGGGTTCGATGTGCTGCCGCCGTTCGTCGAGCACAGTGCCGTCCACCTGGACGACGAGCGCTACACCGAGATCGCCGAACATTACCGGCAACGACTCGCGACCGCCTTCACCGCCGAACCGATCCCGTACCGCCCGGAGTCCGGCGGCGACTACACCGGCCTGACATACCAGGACGGTTCGGAGCTGGTACCGGGTCGAGAATCTCCCGGCACCGGCGGATTCGCTCTGCACATCGCTGGCCAGGACCGGCGATGA
- a CDS encoding NUDIX hydrolase produces MNPATAVIAEIVRAITPFDALERQHIAETLAWLESTDDVFRRVKPDTPPRHLVSYVVLVDPEGHAVFLGRHLLADLWLPTGGHIAPGEHPLDAAGREAAEELGIPAEFTVTGTEPLFLTMTTTVGTHSGHQDVSLWYLIRGDRSREYALDPREFSEGRWWDIDTFAIPDPDPHFPRFLAKLESALHASPTQRRAGDVP; encoded by the coding sequence ATGAACCCCGCGACCGCCGTCATCGCCGAGATCGTACGTGCGATCACACCATTCGACGCGCTCGAGCGGCAGCATATCGCCGAGACGCTGGCCTGGCTCGAATCGACCGATGACGTATTCCGTCGGGTCAAACCCGATACGCCCCCGCGTCATCTGGTCTCCTATGTCGTCCTGGTAGACCCGGAGGGCCACGCCGTCTTCCTCGGACGCCACCTCCTCGCGGACCTGTGGTTGCCGACCGGCGGCCACATCGCCCCGGGCGAACACCCGCTCGACGCCGCGGGCCGCGAGGCCGCCGAAGAACTGGGCATCCCCGCCGAATTCACGGTCACCGGAACCGAACCGCTGTTCCTCACCATGACCACCACCGTCGGAACCCACAGCGGACACCAGGACGTCAGCCTCTGGTATCTCATCCGAGGCGACCGCTCCCGCGAGTATGCCCTGGATCCCAGAGAATTCAGCGAGGGCCGCTGGTGGGACATCGACACCTTCGCCATCCCCGACCCCGACCCGCACTTCCCGCGATTCCTCGCGAAACTCGAATCAGCACTGCACGCTTCGCCAACTCAGCGACGTGCGGGTGACGTGCCGTGA
- a CDS encoding threonyl-tRNA synthetase editing domain-containing protein, translating into MRIYSSRCHTFEYTVTTPSPAAIDLEPAALGVTNTFSDCLLLMVGVERGDLSFSKVATKNVWRIAAKTHATCIVINGFAHLASPGERSDVPTALSVLSNLAERLQQRGVQVHLMPFGWNKRWQADVLDGEWEQRVVHLPTASANHDGQHSAAPETTLRIDARI; encoded by the coding sequence ATGAGGATCTACAGCAGCCGTTGCCACACTTTCGAGTACACCGTGACAACGCCGAGCCCGGCCGCCATCGATCTCGAACCCGCCGCGCTCGGCGTAACGAACACGTTCTCCGACTGCTTGCTTCTCATGGTCGGCGTCGAGCGCGGCGATCTGTCGTTCTCGAAGGTGGCGACGAAAAACGTTTGGCGCATTGCGGCCAAGACCCATGCGACGTGCATCGTCATCAACGGGTTCGCACATCTGGCAAGTCCGGGGGAGCGATCCGATGTACCGACAGCGCTCAGTGTGCTGTCGAACCTTGCCGAACGTCTGCAACAACGCGGCGTGCAAGTGCACCTCATGCCGTTCGGCTGGAACAAGCGATGGCAGGCCGACGTGCTGGACGGGGAATGGGAGCAGCGGGTGGTCCATTTGCCGACCGCCAGCGCGAACCATGACGGCCAGCATTCCGCCGCGCCGGAAACAACCCTTCGGATCGACGCGAGGATTTGA
- a CDS encoding helix-turn-helix domain-containing protein, with translation MSSGTGDLIRQLRLAKGWSQGRLADELCKASGANISREYISRRWESNATEPSAFWLRHLAAVLDFPPELLEANVNRREFLSHLAATSVAPVVASDLLAQGFSARLNPARPGVEEWEDRLVTYGRDYMSAGGAEIQRRLAADMIVLQQQLDSPRMWSIAARLMTLYAKTFPGSDGRKAINWYSMAAAAADRSEDTDIRVWVRGRAAIALGYEGAALPVAHGFADQALAISDRPGLGRLNALWGKAHAAALQGDTPTAHGLIDTGRREFDRSGSDDQASDYAVPWWRVNVFLSLLAARLGEERVAVAAQEAARVDLPESLPRFRTHLDMHQGLMLVRDGDRTEGVKLARAALDALPPEKHSLTLRMLMDEIADSATASARG, from the coding sequence ATGAGCAGCGGGACCGGCGACCTGATCCGCCAACTTCGCTTGGCCAAGGGATGGTCGCAGGGAAGACTGGCCGATGAACTGTGCAAGGCATCTGGTGCCAACATCAGCCGTGAGTACATTTCCCGGCGTTGGGAGTCCAACGCCACCGAGCCCTCTGCGTTTTGGCTGCGTCATCTTGCGGCGGTACTGGATTTCCCCCCTGAGCTGTTGGAGGCGAATGTGAACCGTCGCGAATTCCTCAGTCACCTAGCCGCCACGTCCGTAGCGCCCGTGGTGGCGTCCGACCTCTTGGCGCAAGGGTTCTCGGCTCGGTTGAACCCGGCGCGGCCGGGTGTCGAGGAGTGGGAAGACCGACTTGTCACGTACGGCCGGGACTACATGAGTGCGGGAGGTGCTGAGATACAACGACGTTTGGCGGCGGACATGATCGTGCTTCAACAGCAATTGGACTCGCCCCGGATGTGGTCCATCGCTGCACGTCTGATGACGTTGTACGCCAAGACCTTTCCCGGCAGCGACGGGCGCAAGGCGATCAACTGGTATTCGATGGCCGCGGCAGCGGCCGACAGATCGGAAGACACGGATATCCGGGTATGGGTCCGTGGACGTGCGGCGATCGCATTGGGCTACGAGGGTGCAGCACTGCCGGTGGCGCACGGGTTCGCCGATCAGGCGTTGGCTATCAGTGATCGCCCTGGCTTGGGCCGATTGAACGCGCTCTGGGGCAAGGCTCATGCCGCTGCACTCCAGGGTGACACGCCGACGGCACATGGGCTGATCGACACGGGCCGTAGGGAATTCGACCGCTCAGGGTCCGACGATCAGGCGAGCGACTACGCGGTCCCTTGGTGGCGGGTGAACGTCTTTCTTTCCCTGCTGGCTGCCCGCCTCGGCGAGGAACGGGTCGCGGTGGCGGCCCAGGAAGCGGCGAGGGTGGATCTGCCGGAGTCGCTGCCTCGGTTCCGCACGCACCTGGACATGCATCAAGGGCTGATGCTGGTTCGCGACGGCGACCGCACTGAGGGTGTGAAGCTGGCACGGGCCGCACTGGATGCGCTACCGCCAGAGAAGCATTCGCTCACGCTCCGAATGCTCATGGACGAGATCGCTGACTCCGCAACGGCCTCCGCACGCGGGTAG
- a CDS encoding TrmH family RNA methyltransferase, translating into MTAARVRTRPELRRQRRRRAHGCWNHLLIAPLWPMHGVNLGTLLRTCDAVGACLAVPRRPWIPDALAQGNTLRHRQCVHWIDGRVERWLDRQRTEGSAIVGVELTDESIRLADLPAARKRTIIVLGHESSGIPPEGLELLDVAVEIPMVGTGHSLNVAVAGSLVLYKLAGLC; encoded by the coding sequence TTGACCGCCGCGCGGGTCCGTACCCGCCCCGAACTCCGTCGCCAACGCAGGCGGCGGGCGCACGGCTGCTGGAACCACCTACTCATCGCGCCGCTGTGGCCGATGCACGGCGTCAACCTCGGCACTCTGCTGCGCACTTGCGATGCGGTCGGCGCGTGCCTGGCGGTGCCGCGGCGACCGTGGATACCGGACGCGCTCGCCCAGGGAAACACTTTGCGCCACAGACAGTGTGTGCACTGGATCGACGGTCGCGTGGAACGGTGGCTGGATCGCCAACGCACCGAAGGTTCCGCGATCGTCGGGGTCGAGCTCACCGACGAGTCCATCCGCCTGGCCGACCTCCCCGCCGCCCGCAAGCGCACCATTATCGTGCTCGGTCACGAAAGCAGCGGCATACCGCCTGAGGGACTCGAACTCCTCGATGTCGCCGTCGAAATTCCGATGGTCGGCACCGGCCACAGCCTCAACGTGGCGGTCGCGGGGTCACTGGTGCTCTACAAGTTGGCCGGACTGTGCTGA
- a CDS encoding alpha/beta hydrolase, which translates to MERVEVSFPSGSEHCAAWLYPPDGVPKPRPLVVMGHGLGANREMGLDRYARRFAAAGMAVLVFDYRHFGASQGSPRQLLHIARQREDWRAAVAYARTLRGIDATRIALWGTSFGGGHVLSVAPDDDYIAAVVAQVPFTSGLASALAKGPTSLTKVATIAATDLLVGSLRRKPVRIRLAGRKRAAALMSAPDVPEGFGRLADESESYEPKVAARVALSTLFDSPGRRAKSLKMPVMYIVADNDSIAPIKPTLRAAERTKHAVVKRYPIGHFDVYFDDHFELAVYDQTEFLVSVLRP; encoded by the coding sequence ATGGAACGTGTCGAGGTCAGTTTTCCTTCGGGTAGCGAGCATTGCGCCGCCTGGCTGTATCCACCCGACGGCGTCCCCAAGCCCCGCCCGCTGGTGGTCATGGGGCACGGTCTGGGGGCCAATCGAGAAATGGGATTGGACAGGTACGCGCGCCGGTTCGCCGCCGCGGGAATGGCCGTGCTGGTGTTCGACTACCGGCATTTCGGCGCCAGCCAGGGTTCACCACGCCAGCTACTACACATCGCCCGCCAGCGCGAAGACTGGCGGGCGGCCGTTGCCTACGCGCGCACGCTGCGTGGTATCGATGCGACCCGAATTGCCCTGTGGGGCACCTCTTTCGGCGGCGGCCATGTGCTGTCGGTGGCACCCGACGACGACTACATCGCGGCCGTCGTGGCGCAGGTCCCCTTCACCAGCGGCCTGGCCTCGGCCTTGGCGAAGGGCCCGACCAGCCTGACCAAGGTAGCCACCATCGCCGCCACCGACCTGCTCGTCGGATCGCTGCGCCGCAAGCCGGTGCGCATCCGACTCGCGGGCCGCAAGCGCGCCGCCGCACTGATGAGTGCGCCGGATGTGCCGGAGGGTTTCGGCAGGCTCGCCGACGAAAGTGAAAGCTACGAACCGAAAGTCGCGGCCCGGGTCGCACTGTCGACGCTGTTCGACTCCCCCGGCCGCCGAGCCAAGTCGCTGAAGATGCCGGTCATGTACATCGTCGCCGACAACGACTCGATCGCCCCGATCAAACCGACGCTGCGGGCCGCGGAACGCACCAAGCACGCCGTCGTGAAGCGCTATCCGATAGGGCATTTCGACGTCTACTTCGACGACCACTTCGAGCTGGCGGTCTACGACCAGACGGAATTCCTGGTCTCGGTGCTGCGTCCGTGA
- a CDS encoding slipin family protein, translated as MSARIVTQYEKGLVFRFGRVAGTRDPGLRMLIPFIDRMRKVSIQIITMPVPAQDGITRDNVTVRVDAVVYFRVIDPVAAVIEVQNYLFAVGQVAQTSLRSIIGKSELDDLLSNREQLNKGLELMIDSPALAWGVHIDRVEIKDVALPDALKRSMSRQAEAERERRARVISAEGELQAAQMLAQAGAQMSEHPAALQLRLLETVVQVAAEKNSTLVLPFPVELLRFLERSSPPAQRQDDTPAAGQDGTHT; from the coding sequence ATGAGTGCGCGGATCGTCACCCAGTACGAGAAGGGGCTGGTTTTCCGGTTCGGTCGGGTTGCGGGGACGCGGGATCCCGGGCTGCGCATGTTGATTCCGTTCATCGATCGGATGCGCAAGGTCTCCATCCAGATCATCACCATGCCGGTGCCCGCGCAGGACGGCATCACGCGCGACAACGTGACGGTGCGGGTGGACGCGGTGGTGTATTTCCGGGTGATCGACCCCGTCGCCGCCGTCATCGAGGTGCAGAACTATCTGTTCGCGGTCGGCCAGGTAGCCCAGACCTCGCTGCGCTCGATTATCGGCAAGAGCGAACTCGACGATCTGCTGTCGAATCGGGAGCAGCTGAACAAGGGGCTCGAGCTCATGATCGACAGCCCGGCACTGGCGTGGGGCGTGCACATCGACCGGGTGGAAATCAAGGATGTGGCGCTGCCGGATGCACTGAAGCGCTCGATGTCGCGGCAGGCGGAGGCGGAGCGGGAACGCCGGGCCAGGGTCATCTCGGCGGAGGGAGAGTTGCAGGCCGCGCAGATGCTGGCCCAGGCGGGCGCCCAGATGTCGGAACATCCCGCGGCATTGCAACTGCGGCTGCTGGAAACTGTTGTCCAGGTCGCGGCCGAGAAGAACTCGACGCTGGTGCTGCCGTTCCCGGTGGAGCTGCTGCGCTTTCTCGAGCGCAGTAGCCCACCGGCGCAACGTCAGGACGACACACCCGCGGCGGGCCAGGACGGAACTCACACGTAA
- a CDS encoding RNB domain-containing ribonuclease gives MELHQRIVSAPVDFGAIRSEFGLASAYPAEAATEARDAIDAFAGNRIDRTDIPFVTIDPPGAMDLDQALHLDRTDSGFTLHYAIADVGAVIVPGGALDTEAVARGQTFYLPDSTVPLHPPVLSENAASLLPEQTRPAALWTIELDENAEPQRCSVVRALIRSRARLDYASVQADADAGRLHPSIAALPEFGTRRIEAGLARGAIGLRLPAQSVISDDKADGHWRLVLEPRTAADDWNEQVSLLTGMCAAMIMLDRTTPSGERIALLRTMPPPPDSAITSIRRTAAALGIAWPAQEPVGRMLAGLDPNTPAALVLMSEATGLLRGAAYTVLDGVVADGSARSAAAPSNGVPPSPAQGEVEPAAGPSAEQSNSRRSNSGANTRQSADQPNNLQHSAIGAPYAHVTAPLRRLADRFATEICLALCAGTEVPQWVRDGLSPTAESMRRSDALANKVERACIDLTEATLLAERSGAEFDAVVIREANGSRPAEVFIADPPVAGPCVGSPREGAAVRVRLVSADPATRKISFAFPV, from the coding sequence GTGGAACTTCACCAACGGATCGTGTCGGCGCCGGTTGATTTCGGCGCCATCCGTTCCGAATTCGGATTGGCCTCGGCGTATCCCGCCGAGGCCGCCACGGAAGCCCGCGACGCGATCGACGCGTTCGCGGGCAACCGCATCGATCGCACCGATATCCCCTTCGTGACGATCGACCCGCCGGGTGCGATGGATCTCGACCAGGCACTGCACCTGGACCGCACCGATTCCGGCTTCACACTGCACTACGCCATCGCCGATGTCGGCGCTGTGATCGTGCCGGGTGGTGCGCTCGACACCGAGGCCGTCGCTCGGGGCCAGACCTTCTATCTGCCGGACAGCACCGTGCCGCTGCATCCGCCGGTGCTCTCCGAGAATGCCGCGAGCCTGCTGCCCGAGCAGACCAGGCCCGCCGCGCTGTGGACCATCGAACTGGACGAGAACGCTGAACCGCAGCGGTGCTCGGTGGTGCGCGCGCTCATTCGGTCCCGAGCCAGGCTCGACTACGCGAGTGTGCAAGCCGACGCCGACGCAGGTCGCCTGCACCCCTCGATCGCGGCCCTGCCGGAATTCGGCACGCGGCGCATCGAGGCGGGGCTCGCCCGCGGCGCGATCGGGCTGCGCTTGCCCGCACAGAGCGTGATCAGCGACGACAAGGCCGACGGGCATTGGCGACTGGTGCTGGAGCCGCGCACCGCCGCTGACGACTGGAACGAGCAGGTGTCGCTGCTGACCGGGATGTGCGCGGCCATGATCATGCTCGACAGGACGACTCCGTCGGGTGAACGCATCGCACTGCTGCGCACTATGCCGCCGCCGCCCGACTCGGCGATCACCTCGATACGCAGGACCGCCGCGGCCTTGGGGATCGCCTGGCCTGCCCAGGAGCCGGTCGGGCGCATGCTGGCCGGACTCGACCCGAACACGCCCGCTGCCCTTGTGCTCATGTCGGAGGCCACCGGGCTGCTCCGCGGGGCCGCGTACACCGTGCTGGACGGGGTCGTCGCAGACGGATCCGCCAGGTCTGCCGCAGCACCTTCGAACGGCGTGCCGCCGAGCCCAGCACAAGGGGAGGTCGAGCCCGCTGCGGGGCCGAGTGCCGAGCAGTCGAACAGCAGGCGGTCCAACTCCGGGGCGAACACCAGGCAGTCGGCCGACCAGCCGAATAACCTGCAGCACAGCGCGATCGGCGCACCGTACGCGCATGTGACCGCGCCGCTGCGTCGACTCGCCGACCGGTTCGCCACCGAGATCTGCCTTGCCCTGTGTGCGGGAACCGAAGTACCGCAATGGGTTCGAGACGGCCTGTCACCCACCGCCGAGTCGATGCGGCGCAGCGACGCCCTCGCGAACAAGGTGGAACGTGCGTGCATCGACCTGACCGAGGCGACCCTGCTCGCCGAGCGCAGCGGTGCGGAGTTCGACGCGGTGGTGATCCGTGAAGCCAACGGCAGCCGTCCCGCCGAGGTGTTCATCGCCGACCCGCCGGTCGCGGGACCCTGTGTCGGCTCACCACGGGAAGGTGCGGCCGTGCGCGTTCGGTTGGTTTCCGCGGACCCGGCCACTCGCAAGATCAGCTTCGCATTCCCGGTCTGA
- a CDS encoding CHAD domain-containing protein: protein MVSAGNALVAALSDDVDRLLAAEPEVRADTHDSVHQMRVATRRLRSVLRSYRSLFEQAPAAAMGDELKWLAGLLGVARDAEVRAERFTALLAEHAGPESGTAASDSGAAAESSATTAGQPDSAEPTDADIVAVTTELVGAEQAKYARAHAEILAELDGHRYRKLRDELSAWRTDPPLDPTEAARPAANAFERVLRRDRKRLRRLVFAEPAVPPAERVELLHDIRKSAKRLRYSCEGAAETLGAAAADLGSSAKRLQTVLGDHRDAVESREAILARAAESPVRGRVAALYEILADAEEIEAGMALARYPIAAAFVSGG from the coding sequence ATGGTCAGCGCCGGAAACGCCCTCGTCGCGGCACTCAGCGACGACGTGGACCGGCTGCTGGCCGCTGAACCGGAAGTCCGTGCGGACACTCACGATTCGGTGCACCAGATGCGGGTCGCGACGCGACGACTGCGCAGCGTGCTGCGTTCCTATCGCAGCCTGTTCGAGCAGGCGCCCGCCGCTGCGATGGGTGACGAACTCAAGTGGCTGGCCGGGTTGCTGGGTGTCGCACGGGATGCCGAGGTGCGTGCCGAGCGGTTCACCGCTCTGTTGGCCGAGCACGCCGGGCCCGAATCCGGCACGGCCGCAAGCGATTCAGGTGCCGCTGCCGAATCGTCGGCGACGACAGCAGGGCAGCCCGACAGTGCCGAACCCACCGACGCCGACATCGTTGCCGTCACCACCGAGTTGGTCGGCGCAGAGCAAGCGAAATATGCGCGCGCACATGCCGAGATCCTCGCGGAGCTCGACGGCCACCGGTATCGCAAACTGCGCGATGAATTGTCCGCCTGGCGTACCGATCCCCCGCTCGACCCCACCGAGGCCGCCCGGCCCGCGGCCAACGCCTTCGAGCGGGTCCTGCGGCGGGACCGCAAACGACTGCGCCGGCTGGTATTCGCCGAACCTGCCGTACCGCCCGCCGAACGAGTTGAGCTGCTGCATGATATCCGCAAGAGCGCCAAGCGCTTACGGTATTCGTGCGAAGGCGCCGCGGAGACGCTCGGCGCTGCCGCAGCCGATCTGGGCAGCAGTGCGAAACGTCTGCAAACCGTCCTCGGTGACCACCGCGATGCCGTCGAGTCCCGCGAAGCCATCCTCGCCCGCGCCGCCGAATCCCCCGTTCGAGGTCGGGTCGCCGCGCTCTACGAAATCCTGGCCGACGCAGAGGAAATCGAGGCAGGCATGGCCCTCGCCCGCTACCCGATCGCCGCCGCGTTCGTCTCGGGCGGCTGA
- the pip gene encoding prolyl aminopeptidase, whose protein sequence is MRTLYPPIEPYETGMLDVGAGQSVYWEVSGNPNGKPAVFLHGGPGGGTAPHHRQFFDPAAYRIVLLDQRGCGRSTPHIADGASLETNTTPHLIADIEALRTHLGIERWQVFGGSWGSTLALAYAQQHPERVTELVLRGIFLLRRKEIDWYYNGSAGYVYPDEWEKFLAPVPEAERGNDLVEVYHRLLHSPDEQVALAAAVAWSTWEGATSSLLPQPDRVAETAEARFALAFARIENHYFMHGGFLEEGQLLRDLDKIAHIPAVIVQGRHDIVCPAVSAWDLHRAWPGSQLHIVDDAGHAANEPGITHHLVEATDGFAKVS, encoded by the coding sequence ATGCGAACCCTGTACCCGCCGATCGAGCCGTACGAGACCGGCATGCTCGACGTCGGAGCAGGGCAGTCGGTGTATTGGGAGGTCAGCGGTAACCCGAACGGCAAACCGGCGGTGTTCCTGCACGGCGGCCCCGGTGGCGGCACTGCCCCGCACCACCGTCAGTTCTTCGATCCGGCCGCCTATCGCATCGTGCTGTTGGACCAGCGCGGCTGCGGCCGCTCCACGCCGCATATCGCCGATGGCGCGAGCCTGGAGACCAACACCACGCCGCATCTGATCGCCGACATCGAAGCGCTGCGAACCCATCTCGGCATCGAGCGCTGGCAGGTGTTCGGCGGCTCGTGGGGTTCGACATTGGCGCTGGCCTATGCCCAACAGCACCCGGAAAGGGTGACCGAGCTGGTGCTGCGCGGGATCTTCCTGCTGCGCCGCAAGGAAATCGACTGGTACTACAACGGCTCCGCGGGCTACGTCTACCCGGACGAGTGGGAGAAGTTCCTCGCTCCGGTGCCGGAGGCCGAACGCGGCAACGACCTCGTCGAGGTCTATCACCGACTGCTGCACTCCCCCGACGAGCAGGTCGCCCTTGCCGCGGCAGTCGCCTGGTCGACCTGGGAGGGCGCGACGAGTTCGCTACTGCCCCAACCAGATCGGGTTGCCGAAACGGCCGAAGCGCGCTTCGCGCTGGCCTTCGCCCGGATCGAGAACCACTACTTCATGCACGGTGGGTTCCTCGAGGAGGGCCAGCTGTTGCGCGATCTCGACAAGATCGCGCACATCCCGGCCGTCATCGTGCAGGGCCGCCACGACATCGTCTGCCCTGCCGTCAGCGCCTGGGATCTGCACCGCGCCTGGCCCGGCTCGCAGCTGCACATCGTGGACGATGCCGGACACGCCGCCAATGAGCCGGGCATCACCCATCATCTCGTCGAGGCAACCGACGGATTCGCGAAAGTGAGCTGA